A part of Aegilops tauschii subsp. strangulata cultivar AL8/78 chromosome 2, Aet v6.0, whole genome shotgun sequence genomic DNA contains:
- the LOC109763542 gene encoding putative cis-zeatin O-glucosyltransferase, producing the protein MGGAEHAMDSVAVVAVPFPAQGHLNQLLHLSLQLASRGVDVHYAAAAQHIRQARTRVHGWGEEALRSIQFHDLGISSYVSPPPDPTADSPFPSHLMPLFEAYTASARAPLAALLEDLSGSCRRVVVVHDRINAFAAEEAARLPNGEAFGLNCVAVSMLVGRIDANHRLLRENGVVLSSVERYATKEFIEYANRARPAKQISTGAGILANTCRALEGDFIDVVAGHLAADGKKLFAIGPLNPLLDDSASKQSKQRHECLNWLDKQPPASVLYVSFGTTSSLRAEQIEELAAALRGSRQRFIWVLRDADRGDIFVEAGESRHEKFLSEFTKHTEGTGLVITGWAPQLDILAHSATAAFMSHCGWNSTMESMSHGKPILAWPMHCDQPWDAELVCNYLKAGILVRPWEKHSEVVTAKAIQEVIEEAMISDKGMAVRQRARALGDAVRASVADGGSSRKDLDDFTAYITR; encoded by the coding sequence ATGGGGGGAGCGGAGCACGCAATGGATTCTGTGGCCGTCGTGGCGGTGCCGTTCCCGGCGCAGGGGCACCTCAACCAGCTGCTGCACCTGTCGCTGCAGCTGGCGTCGCGCGGCGTGGACGTGCACTACGCCGCGGCCGCGCAGCACATCCGGCAGGCGCGCACGCGCGTGCACGGCTGGGGCGAGGAGGCGCTCCGGTCGATCCAGTTCCACGACCTCGGCATCTCCAGCTACGTCTCGCCGCCTCCAGACCCCACCGCCGACTCGCCCTTCCCCTCCCACCTCATGCCCCTGTTCGAGGCCTACACCGCCAGCGCGCGCGCCCCGCTCGCGGCTCTTCTCGAGGACCTCTCCGGTTCCTGCCGCCGCGTGGTCGTAGTGCACGACCGCATCAACGCcttcgccgccgaggaggccgcgcGGCTGCCCAACGGCGAGGCGTTCGGGCTGAACTGCGTGGCCGTGTCGATGCTCGTCGGAAGAATCGACGCCAACCACCGGCTACTGCGTGAGAACGGCGTCGTCCTCAGCTCCGTCGAGCGCTATGCGACCAAGGAGTTCATAGAGTACGCCAACCGGGCCAGACCGGCGAAACAGATCTCGACCGGCGCGGGCATCCTGGCAAACACATGCCGCGCGCTGGAGGGTGATTTCATCGACGTCGTCGCCGGGCACCTGGCCGCCGACGGCAAGAAGCTCTTCGCCATCGGACCGCTAAACCCACTGCTCGACGACAGCGCGTCGAAGCAGAGCAAGCAGCGGCACGAGTGCCTGAACTGGCTCGACAAGCAGCCTCCGGCGTCGGTGCTCTACGTGTCCTTCGGCACGACGTCGTCTCTGCGAGCGGAGCAAATCGAGGAGCTTGCAGCAGCACTGCGCGGCAGCAGACAGAGGTTCATATGGGTGCTGCGCGACGCCGACCGCGGCGACATATTCGTGGAGGCCGGCGAGAGCCGCCACGAGAAGTTTCTATCAGAGTTCACCAAGCACACCGAAGGGACGGGGCTGGTGATCACCGGGTGGGCGCCGCAGCTGGACATCCTAGCGCACAGCGCCACGGCGGCGTTCATGAGCCACTGTGGCTGGAACTCGACCATGGAGAGCATGAGCCACGGCAAGCCGATTCTGGCATGGCCCATGCACTGCGATCAGCCGTGGGACGCGGAGCTTGTCTGCAACTACCTCAAGGCCGGCATCCTCGTGCGCCCATGGGAGAAGCACAGTGAGGTGGTCACGGCGAAGGCCATCCAGGAAGTCATCGAGGAGGCCATGATCTCCGACAAAGGAATGGCCGTCCGGCAACGGGCAAGGGCGCTCGGGGATGCCGTTCGAGCCTCCGTGGCTGACGGCGGTTCGTCGCGCAAGGACCTAGATGATTTCACTGCTTACATCACAAGGTGA